From the genome of Mya arenaria isolate MELC-2E11 chromosome 5, ASM2691426v1:
TGTCCCATTGAAGTAAGTGTTATAAACTGCGTGACTTAGATGAAACATAGCATGAGGTCAGAGCGCAGTGATTTTGAAGATATATGATTTAGGATCGCagttttgattatttgtttgtttgggggttttttaaaagatgaaatttcatgaatttaagtaccttaaaaaaaataatttcggtAATGAAATTTCAAGCCCACTAATATatatgatttcacagtattctGCCGATACAAAAATTTGCCAatgattttagaaaaatgcatttgatcAAACAAGACCAATTCAAGGTAATTtctatcaataattattaaagggcgataactcATGATAGACGTCAGAAATATATGGAATGTGTTTGAGagcctccccccccccaaccccagtgcaggtgaaactataatacGACCCATTCTATGAACAGGCGCATAAAAAGGAATGTTCCATCAAAgggaaaaatataaatcaaatgacAATCAGACCAAATTATCATCCTGTACCTTGTCATGCAATGTGGATTTTGGAACTCCATACAGCTCTGCAGCTTTGTAGACAGACATGCCCTCTTCTTTGATGCATCTCACTGCATTGAGCAAGTCTTCATGACTGTATGTGACGTACGCTTTACGTGGCTTCCCTGGAGTCATGGGGCTTCGGTACGACGATCTTGGTACAACTTCCTCATCTTGATCATCCTCAGCTGGAGAAGAAGTCCCCTCATCAATGTCTTCATCGTCGGGTTCTTGCTTAGGAACCTTCTTCAGCTTCATTCTTATGCCACGTTTTCTATGTGGCTGCATTTTTATCTTCAGGAGGCCCTCTTCACCACTCTCCTGAGCCTTTTTGGTCTAAAACATGAAAAGGCAGAATAAAAAAGATCCATTCACTGATCATAATcgtaacataaatattttgaaagcaaattaaaaaaaaataacggttaaaataataaatgcgcCTTTTAAAATTTAGTAGGAGAAGCCCCTTAAGTTCAACAATCAAAAAGCAACATGTACTAAAAAACCATTACAGGTTTGCTATCACTTCAAAACTGTCTTTTTCAAATTCTTACGTAATAAAATAAAGGTGTCACACAGAGTACAACATTTAGTTTGGTGAACACTAAGCAAATAAAATTGGGACCATCCACTATTTAATTTTCTGAGAAcatttttatgcaccagtcaattgtaaacacggtCCCCCCAGGTCCCCTGgagatagcaggggaaatggaccatgtttttacctttgaGGTGGCCCTGaagtgccaggtgaatgcgatggttttaTCTTTGCGCCAAAATTAGCGGGGAATGGGGCTTACCTAGGgcccctggggtgcgggggcatttggcagggagtttaccagcagttcgtcctcGCAGGAGGGGGATATtacctgggcttggctggaccaaaagtcaaagtccccgctattccccagacctggggggtcGTTAtctacaactgactggtgcattatatacTCAAGGCCCTTACAGGGTTATCttttaaattagtaaaaaactaatatataattattaaattatgaCATGTATATTATGAGATTTCCAATGTCATGCATGTCTTTTACCAGCTTAAGCTTTCGTCTTGGTCTTCCCATCCTGTTTAAATTTTGGCACAATCCTGAAAAAAGATTTAACAAGAGATCAATACATTTtcgaattatatttataaaatgaactaCACATTCTCCACCTCATTCCATTTAAGTTCTAGGGGTCTTTTTAGGtattttagttgataattcaaatatcattaATCTGtacactagtccaaataattgtacgttgctgattttttaacaatttttgatatggcCAATCCTTTGCGCActaattgttttgtacgaaaagtgggtaatgtaattttatagtagttccgtacacaaaaaaatatatatccaacaaataattatgagtttgacggggttttcttcatttcattcagtcaaaacataacgatgaAAGGCACATGCAAagctgcagttcacaattttacaacaatcgaaACATTTCAGCCATGGCCAAGTctttacgattgtatttacgaggtctatctcgaagcttgtcggaggttgccgagttattacgattgggtcaagtggttctgcttggcataattgttgtctgtgtcagtcaactttcattttattggaaaggtaaactagaaatgtgtccataggacacggatgcccccacttcgattttttgtcacagaaaataagccataatgattattcaggataatctgcacatataggataagttgagttgagttgggttttacggcatcgcaagactgtataggttatatggcgccattcaggcaggaaaaaacttgttggatccacattggacacatacttttcaagaattagattggaaacatatatttttgaagtatttttggcaaaaaagggccgtaactcctaaatgactaaagcgatttccatgactatataacttgatcaagatattatggtcacaaacatgtgtttaaagtttggtgaggattggacaaacagttttcaagaattagattggaaacatatatttttgaagtatttttggcaaaaaagggctgtaactcctaaatgactaaagcgatttccatgactatcgaacttgatcaagatattatggtcacaaacatgtgtttaaagtttggtgaggattggacaaacggttttcaagaattagatcggaaacaatcttcgggacatacgtacgtacagacagacgtacgtacggacaagggcaaccctatatgccgccactttgtgggggcataataatgtgttttaatgtattaaatgcttgttttgtgcaaaatagctttgcacttccatggtaaaatatgaatataaaccttttttatccatttcaaccgtaaaatatttcacttaatacaatttcaatatttttcaaacacctccggtttttgcacaaacccgtgtagacgttagggattggaagaatcccgtataacatgtctattattttagactaaatgTACACATGACATTACTTCTAGTTCTACTTAGTGTTCATTTTCAAGGTTGGCTTAATTTAAATCacacatatttatattcaataatgaaactatgacacgtaagtattttcaatgtaaaaccAAAATCGattaagatctttattgaaactgtcATCAGAACTTGTCTAGTTTGCTACATTCTGCAACTGCTGTATACACGAagtaacaaaaaaatacaatattcaattaaactttaaaatgagtttcaacacaataattgaataacaacGTTCATCAGTACACTTGCGCAGTAGAAATCAACCGATGTTTCTTAATTTTGATGATTTAACGTGTCCGAACAACGGGTCCGAAAAATAGGTCAACTATGGCGGGCTACTGGATAATTTCCTCCCGCACAAGCAATGATTTTACTTCTTCAAATTGCAAATGCTGGGGGACTTTACTACCgatattttacattattgttTGGGACTCTAGTTAGGTCATTTTCCGCGGATGATGCGCTACCTTGTATCCGAACTTAGAGTTTGTTTTGGTTGTCCAAATTTTCTTCGTAATCCGAAATATGGCGACCAGTTAACGTTGATAATGGAgccaaagaaaataaaattcaggAAAGAAATGGCTACACACAACTCTGCTTTAATGTTCCGGACGGTTGTTTTTCAATGCGACTAACACAATAATTAAGATATAAGACACTTcaacattgatattatttaatacTATTTACTTTATAAAGCATCAATAGTTCTTTTTATTCAGACAaactaatgtaaacaaaaaagaaagaaaattaaataacgAACCCATCCAATATAAAATAAACGATTACCGCTTTTATTAAAAGTGAGAAGAAAAGAGAGAATGTACTAGATGTTCAGCCGGTGTGGCAATCCCTACACCCTAACCCTCGTTTAAAGGAAAAAACTACGTCTAGAATTCGCCTAAACACACCAATTAAGTGTAATGcgtattatttacatttgtttaagtaTAGAACTCCCACAATACCCTCGATAAAAGCCGATTTGTTTCGGTTTCCTAAAGAAAGGCGAAGTATTTTATAAGTTAAATACGCCCCCTGACCTGGCCTCGCCGCGAAACAATCATTGCGGAATGAACTATATTTAACCGAACCCAAATATCACTGAAATTAAACGAAAATATACTAACAAAATGTGAGAGCACGCTGATAAACATTGACGTCATTTCCAGTCCGCGACGAAGCTGAGGTCAACGTGGACAAACTGATAAAACAATGGATTCTGACAACGCAATGCAGATACCCATACACATACAGGTGATGATATCACATATACACACGTTGACCACGTTGGGATACCTAGGACAATAATAATGGGTCAAGTGTGTGCATGCACGAAGGGTAAGGACAGTCGTATTTTAAGATCAAACTGCATGTTTTTGGTTTATTCTGGTAACAAAACAAGACTGAAAGAATTGTAACACAATATAAGAACCCATAGAAATGAAAGCAATGAACATGTTATCACAAAGCCATGAAATGGAAATTATATTCATATGTCTGTGTAAGGAgcatatgtacatatttgaagaTTGATTCAACAAtgccaaatattatttaaaaaaaatgaaaatataattttaaaacttaaaaaactgTGAATAAGATCAAAACTATGAAACTCTAGTAAAATTCCATATAAAATTAAaggatgcactcttattcccaaataagatttaccacaagtaatacaattgttttaatatactgaCAAGGATAAATAAAAGTccaaaacaattgttcttatgaaggatacatagtttaatttgaaagaaaggtgaagAAAACACGGTGTTTCTATCTTATTCGACGATAGTacatcacagtaaatctttaagcattcaccaatcatttaatagttttgcgttttcagctattaagtacatgtttacaatcttgttatctgtaattaatattttccacaaatgcattattaagtaagtagttaaaggtttatcactcaaaatttatgtttgtaatacatatatttgcattgattttgaagtagaatgtcactttaaatttgGATTGCCCGTTGGTCAATAGCTCTTCATAGCTAATGTTTCTCTATTATGTCATAcagactgaaaataaaatttgatttgatttttccTTCTTTAACAGCGAGTATTTGGAGAGTTATTTCATCTGTGCCTCTTGCGATCTCGTCCTCCATCTCCCCATACCGGTCACCTGTTGGCGCCACCTCAAATGTCACACACGTACGTCAAACAACAAATGCAATATTcagtgtttttactttcataaattatcaaaacaaattatgaGCCACGCAAAATGCTGTATCAAACAATCCCGCGTCATCTCAAAACCAGCCTTTATTCGCCGCGGCCCGCTGGGCTGCTGCGCGTCTCTGGTTGGCGGCGGCGAGGCCCGCCCCGTCCTTTTGCAACAGAAAGGCGAGGTATTTGGAGAGTTTCTTCTTCTGTGCCTCGTGCTTGGCGATCTCGTCCTCCATCTCCTCATACAGGTCACCCGTGGGCGCCACCTGCGTTAGGACAGATATCAGTATTAcacttaattaattttgtattaagaGATGGAACTACGGGACAAGCATGGACACATGAGCGagcaaataaatgtacatagGGCACGAATATAAGGAAAACGAACAGAGAAAGGGGGTGAACATGCGTATTCAATATCATAtatcaatacactgtaaatgcTGTAACagtcaaatattttaagatgtataaatataacattcttGCATAACGAGTAATTTCCATCCATTAGTGAAGCTCCACGGATCAAGAGAGAATCGAATCAAGAATTATAAAGTATCCGGTACACTTATATCTACGTGTCCACCGCAATCAAAACGTGAACATACGATTTTATTACAACAATCAATGCCTTAGATCAAAGCATTTGCGAATTTGGTATTTAACAGGTTACTTAATAACAATGcacaaattgaaatttattaaaaaaaaagcacGAGCGATAGAAGAATATTAATTGGGATAGAAAAGTGTTCACCTTGTTGTTGGCCCTCGCCTTTTCCTGCTCCGCCTTCCTCACCTCCTCCTCGAGCTCCTTCTTCCTGTAATGTACTTTCTCATAACAAATATCGATCGTGATCACCACCTCTAGCAAAACTGCAATTGTTGTCGAAAATGAGAGACTTGATTGTGCATTTGGGTCATAAAATTACATTACCATTTCCATTAATTTATATGTGTCGGTTTGCTGTTAAGGATATGAAGTAGGCATTGCAAAGTGCAAAAATTGCATATTAAAAACGAGACACAGTGAAAACCCGCATATCCAGAAAACACACACATCGCTGTCCATTTAATTCATCCTTTCTACTGTCACATCTTCTTTATTCGATATTTTACCATTCCACATGTTAACATCCTTTATACCGTTTGCAGTGGTAGATGAGTCCACCGATGGCGACAATGAGCACCAAGCCTCCGATGATGCCACCGAAAAACGCGGCGTTAGATAGGCCACCCACCACGCCTAGCTCCGCTGGGAAATATAAGTATGAACAGTATTCAGCTGGGAAATGTAAAGATGGACATTACTCCGATGGGAAATATAAGGATATAAAATATTGCGACGGAAAAGATGAAGATCTCTCCACTGGGATCCTAAGGATGAAAAATATTACACCAggaattataaaaatgaaaaatactcAGCTGGGAAATATGAGGATAAACAATACTCCGTTGGGAAATATAAGGATAAACTAAACCTTTCTGGGA
Proteins encoded in this window:
- the LOC128234821 gene encoding uncharacterized protein LOC128234821, which encodes MANITANNDDQPWYKDLADPELGVVGGLSNAAFFGGIIGGLVLIVAIGGLIYHCKRKKELEEEVRKAEQEKARANNKVAPTGDLYEEMEDEIAKHEAQKKKLSKYLAFLLQKDGAGLAAANQRRAAAQRAAANKGWF